Within Ipomoea triloba cultivar NCNSP0323 chromosome 9, ASM357664v1, the genomic segment tcaataacTCAgtgttatttatattaattcttgAATAATTTAGGGAAAACTTAAAAATGAGCTAGAAGTTGCTGTGAAGGTATTGGACTGTTCAAGGCATTTCCTagagatttttaaaaatgaggTGGCTTTACTAGCTAGGATTCAACACAGGAATTTGGTGAGGCTATTTGGTTACTGCCAAGAAGGAAGAGAAATGATTCTTGTCTATGAATTTGTTCCCCATGGCCTTGATGAATTTTTATTtggtaaatatttattaaactGGACTTTAAGTTTGGTTTAGGAATTTGAAACCATATGTTATTAGTCAAATATTGATATGCAGATCGTATAAAATGTGGATATTTGGATTGGGGGAGACGCTACAATATAATAGAAGGCATTGGCAAAGGGCTTGTTTATCTGCACGAAGACTCTCGTCTTCGCATTGTACATCGCAATCTCAATGCTAGTAAGATTTTGCTAGATGCAGATTTGAACCCAAAAGTTACAAACTTTGGCCTTGCTTGGTTCTTTGCTTTAGATGAAATTGAAGGCTCTACAGACAAAGTCGTGGGGACCTGGTAAGTACTCCATACTAAACTAACTTTCAGGTGGAAGGTAATTCACCACAAAGCAATTCAATTAGTCAACTTACTAGAGTAACACATTTTTCCACTTCACATTGCAGCTCATATTTTGCCCCAGAGTATGCGATGAATGGTGAAATTTCTGTTAAAACTGATGTATTTAATTTTGGAGTGTTAGTCTTACAAATTATAAATGGACATAAGAATGATCTTATAAACTATGTAAGTATGAATATCCGTGCCATCAACGTGCATAtgagtaacatttttttttggaaaagatAAGTAACACATTTAATTGACATAAATAGTTTGTGTGTTCTTACAGTCTTGGAGGCATTGGAAAAAGGGGTCTCTTTCAAATGTAATAGATCCAATGCTGAGAGGTATCTCAAGTCCTGTGCCTGATATAATTAATTGCATCCACATTGCGTTGCTGTGTGTTCAAGAAAAGGTTAAAGATAGACCGACAATGGGTGAAGTTGTTCAAATGTTAAGTAACTTATCTATGAGCCATCCAATACCCTCAGTCCCTGGATATTATGGTGATGACAACTTAAGTTTAGATGATTCAGAGGTTTCAATTAGTGATGATGAGTATCCCAGATAGCTCCCAAAATGATACCCAACTCATCAATCCAAGCACCTACAGTGACATACTGTGATTGCTTATTGCAATtgatatgattttgattttgcatTGTTCTCGAATTTTGATTCAGAGGTTTGAATTAGTAGTTCTTCTCTGTAGACTTTTCCTCTTCTTTGCACTCTTCTCTTTAAAGGGGTTACGTTCAGACATACTCAACTCGATCCATTATATTTcatcttctttaatttaataatgtgAATCTTCGTTCTGCATTATAATCCTGTCACTATACCACCTTTTTTCTGCCATTCCAATTACAATGTATGGCGGCTCAATAATCACACAACGGTCACCAAGCGAGTCATCATCATCACATGATCAGACTTTTAAGGGCATTTGACAAGAATAGCTTCATCGTCCAATCTCCATACAACCTGTGGAGAGCATGTCAGACGACCAACATGTGTCCCCTGTTCTCACTCTATATAAAGGACATGTATAACAATTGGAAGGAGGCGGGTTATCCTAACCTACGCCACTCCAACCAGAGCTTTCCAATCCCACGTGATCGGATCGAATTTAGTTAGTTCCGACCACCCTTTTAATCCTCAATTAGCTTCCAGGTAACAACATTCCTCcttatttttaaatcatattttaataagATTAACTCTTGTAGATTCGAATACgtattattcaattatattaatagatTTCGGCCTAGTTAAGTCAATGATTTAATTTTACCCTTTCTGAATTTCCACATGAAATGTCTTGCCTCGTTATTGTCTTTGTACTACTCGTCCCAAACTGACCCCAATACATTAACATTGTCTGGAAGAACCCTAGTCAACGCTCATTGTCAGTCACTTGGTCCTTAACCAGCTGGCCAATTGGCCATCCAAAAAGGTTATCTCCATCAGTACTTCTTCCCCAGTTCCCAGAGTAAAATTAAAAtgccatgttttttttttttatgcttaCTTTAGGCGTCTTTACTTAGCTTGTAACTAAAGAAGTGTATTGTTGCATTTTTTTGGTGGAGTGATTTCTGTTGAGGCCATGAGTGGTCCAAGGAGGGTACACACGACTCAGTCAATGATTTTCTGATCCCTGGAGGTAAGAATGAAAATTTGGGCAGCTGTATGGAAAGAGATGACCTGACCAAAAACACTAGGCCCAGTCACAATAAAAAGCAGCAGATGGACGCCCTAGTGATACTCTTCAATACCATCAATGCGGTAGGTGATGAAAACAAAGACTTCAATGCTCATAAGGGAGGGGCTTAATTGTTAACAAGAACAAGAGAGAGATTTTCACTGAAGGTGTTAGAATGAATTTTTTACTCAACCTATACGGTGTAAGTCTTTTTAACTCCCGTCATTGTCATCAGTTTACCTAAACCATGAAAAAACAGGGTTTTATATTCACGTACGTGCGTGTTTGAAATCATCATGTCTGTGAGCAAgatctcatatattattttctctGAAGCCATGGATTTCCAGAAATGTGTGGTTTTCCTATACCTTTCTAGTATCATCATCCTGTTATCAACAGCACAGCCTGATCTCCGGTACTCACTATGCGGAGCAAGTGAACAAAATGTACACACAAAACAGCATATACCACACCAACCTTAACACAGTTCTTTCGTCCCTCTCGTCTAACCTCAACCAATATGGATTCTCCTATGTTTCCATGGGCGATAATCCCGACAGGGTGAGCGCCACCGCGCTGTGCAGAGGTGACGTTGAGCAGGACATATGTCATAGTTGCGTTGAGGATGCATGTGGGAATACGGTGCAGTCGTGTCCCAATCAGAAAGAGGCATTCGGAGGGTACGATGAGTGCATGATCCATTACTCCAACGTTTCCACTCTGGGTTCCTGGTCAAGGCTTCCTGAGATATACATGTGGAATGTAGAGAATTCCTCGAGCCCAGGCCAGTTTATCCAAGAGTTACAAAAATTGCTGGAGGGTCTACGAGACTGTGCTGCAAATGGTTTCCCCTTACGCAAGTTTGCGGCGGGCAATACAACTGGACCGGCCTTACAGACCATATATGCAGCTGTGCAGTGCTCCCCTGACTTGTCTGCTCAAGATTGCACTGATTGCTTGGTTTCTGCTTTTCCTGATTTCCCTAGATGTGGCCCATGCAGTGGCAAGAAAGGGGGGAGAGTTGTAAGGCCTAGCTGCAATTTTCGTTTTGAGACTGATGAACGCTTCTTCAATGATACTTGGATTGGATGTACACCACCACCAGGTAACATTCTCTGTTTTTCCTATTCATAGGAATCATAGCTTTaagatgttttatatatatagaccaCAATATACATTTAAGTCTGTACCATACTATCTGTTAGTATCAATCCAATTAAAAGATAAAGTGTTAATCATATTGAGTTTTTAATACTAAAGGAGGTTTTGAACTTCTGACTTCTTTTAAAAGATGTGGGTAGGGGATCACTTATACcaatcaaactaattaaaaagtATTGGCATCTATGATTCATGATGTCAGAGTTTAGTTTTGTTAAACGATCTGCCCGCCCACTATGTTGTTAGGGAGGTTTTTCTTTGAGTCAGATTATGATCAGTGGTTTGATACCCTCCTTTGTTTCTTGTTgatgattcaatgaattaatATCTCcttcttcttaaaaaaaaatatcttaatatattttagttaaaaaaagaATTGCACATCTCCACAAATGAGTATCAGTGTCTCACGGAATACttattcatataattaaggaaaaataaGTTCCTGAAATATACCTAAAGTaacgactcagtccctgagttataatCGTAttcgagtttagtccctcagttatcaACGAAGTGGCGCATGTGGTCcctggccattaaatttgacggaaaattttaaaaatatttaaaatttgaggggtaaaataagaaatttacattttattctctttattatatcaaaatcactttcaTTGGTTtctctgtttttattttttggaatgtTCATTGGTTTCTCTGTTTAATCTGCATACGGGTTTGGTGTTTAGTAGTTTGTAACAGCTTGATTGTGTCCTGTTTTATAGATTGCAATCATTTTCTTGGTAAATGAGATGTATTTAGCTCCACagtatgtatttatgtatcgGCCTTAGCTTGGAAGTTACAAGTGTattgtagaattcgtctttTCAAAAGGAAGAACACATGCATAGAAGaatagcataaataatatacataatgtATTCCTAGAAATAGAGTTTACTGGTGCActgtattaaataatataaaagaaaaaaagattaaattggcCGCTAAGTCAAACAGGTAGCACAATTAAGATCCTAAGTAAAAGAAAAGCTCTATTCAAACCCCTAAAGTGACTAAAATGTCCAATTGAATCCTAAATCAACATGTTTAGTGAGTTGGTATTTCTCAAAATGACACGTGTCTcgtttttataatttttgttttttaatactttttatgtaaaaaaaaattcatttattactttttatttaattttttcaaattt encodes:
- the LOC116030246 gene encoding cysteine-rich repeat secretory protein 38-like — translated: MNFLLNLYGPWISRNVWFSYTFLVSSSCYQQHSLISGTHYAEQVNKMYTQNSIYHTNLNTVLSSLSSNLNQYGFSYVSMGDNPDRVSATALCRGDVEQDICHSCVEDACGNTVQSCPNQKEAFGGYDECMIHYSNVSTLGSWSRLPEIYMWNVENSSSPGQFIQELQKLLEGLRDCAANGFPLRKFAAGNTTGPALQTIYAAVQCSPDLSAQDCTDCLVSAFPDFPRCGPCSGKKGGRVVRPSCNFRFETDERFFNDTWIGCTPPPGNILCFSYS